Genomic DNA from Cydia fagiglandana chromosome 3, ilCydFagi1.1, whole genome shotgun sequence:
TGAAAATGCTCAAGGATCTCAGCACGACAAATCTTCCGATAGCTATCAACCTTTCGGTTGTTCCAACGGAAACTGTGGATCGCCGTCCTCTACAAAGCCATCATACCCGCAAACGAACCCTGGTGCAGGACCCGATTATTCCAAGCCTGAGAGTGGAGCACAGGGTAATGCAGATGTACCTGTACCTGCTAAAGATCTGACGGCTCCAAAAGAATACCCCAATCCAGGAACTGGGCGGTTGCCTTTGATTAACAATGCTTACCAAAACGTCCCTTCAGCGAATGGTAAAGTTGGTCAGTGCTCTTCCGGAAAGTGTGATAATAAACATCCGGATAGTGTATACAATCCCGCGAATGGTGATTCTTATTCAACTAATTACTTAGGCCCCAACTTCCCTACGCAGTCGGCGGAGAGCAACAAAGAAAACTGTGCATCCGGAAATTGTGGCACGTATCCCTCTTCCGGTTCTAGTCCGTCAGCCCCTGGTTATACCCCGACATCGGCTGGCCCCAATGGAAACTGTGTTGGTGGAAATTGTGGTACCTTTCCCTCAATCGCTCCTGCTCCTACAGGAATATATCCCGGACCCAAAGCCCCAGGCTATTCACAATCGCCTTCTACTAATGGTGGTTGCACTAGCGGAAATTGCGGTGCCTACCCATCCTCTGCACCTAGCCCTACTGGATCTTATTCACAAACGCCATCGGGCCCTAATAACAACTGTGCTAACGGTAATTGTGGCAGTTATCCTACATCTGCCTCAAGCTCTTCGGGTTCTTATGCAGGTTCCAAAGCTCCCGGCTATTCATCTGCACCATTAGCTCCTAGTGGTAACTGTGCTAATGGAAATTGTGGCAGTCCTTCTTCAGCCCCCAGTGCTACAGGATCTTACCCAGGCTCCACAGCCCCAGGCCTTTCGCCTACGCCGACATTTCCTAACGGCAACTGTGCCTACGGGAACTGCGACAGTTATCCTTCACCTGCCCCAAGCGCTACGGGATCTTATGCCGGTTCCAAACCCACAAGTTATTCACCTTCTGCCCCCAGTAGCAACTGCGCCAACGGAAACTGCGGCTCCTACCCTTCATCTGCCCCAAGCGCTGCGGGTTCGTATGCAGGTTCCAAACCCACAAGCTATTCACCTACGCCTTCTGCTCCCGGTAGTAGCTGTGCCAATGGAAACTGCGGCACCTATCCTTCACCTGCCACAAGTGCTGCGGCATCTTATGCAGGTTCTAAACCCACAAGCTATTCACCTACGCCATCTACCCCCGGTAGCAGCTGTGCCAATGGAAACTGTGGCACCTATCCTTCACTTGCCCCAAGCGCTGCGGGATCTTATGCGGGTTCCAAACCCACAAGCTATTCACCCACGCCTTCTGCTCCTGGTAGCAGCTGTGCCAATGGAAACTGCGGCACCTATCCTTCACTTGCCCCAAGCGCTGCGGGATCTTATGCTGGTTCCAAACCCACAAGCTATTCACCCACGTCATCTGCTCCCGGTAGCAGCTGTGCCAATGGAAACTGCGGCACCTATCCTTCACCTGTCCCAAGCGCTGCGGGATCGTATGCAGGTTCCAAACCCACAAGCTATTCACCTACGCCTTCAGCTCCCGGTAGCAATTGTGCCAACGGAAACTGCGGCACCTATCCTTCGTCTGCCCCTAGTGCTGCGGGAACTTATCCAGGTTCAAAAGCCCCTGGTTATTCACCTTTGCCGTCAGGTCCTAGCGGCAACTGTGTTAACGGCAATTGTGGTATTTTCCCCTCGTCAGCACCCAGTTCCACAGGAGCTAGCACTTATCCAGGATCAAAATTCCCAAGTTATTCGCAAGGAACATCCCCTACAATCCCATCAGCGAGTGGAACTGCTCCCACCAATTGTGGCACTCCTAACTGTGTCGGTTCTTCCGCACAGCCTAGCCCAGGAGCAATCACCAAACCAAGTATTACATATACTCCTCCATTTACTTCACCTTCTAACTCTGGCCAGTACGGTGCGGCGGCTGGTGCCAATGCTGGAGCGGGACCTTTGGGAGCTTCTAAACCAGCTAGCGGAACATATCCATCTTCCGAAGAAAAATTACCTTCTTATACCGGTGGCTTTGGCGCCCCACCCGGAATTTTAAAACCTAACGATTTTTCACTACCTTCTAAACCTGCATTCCCAACAGGTCAAAATCCTACAAGTCAACCCGCGCACCCTAGCACAAGCGCAATCCCGTCCACTACACATGGAGTAGCTCCAACGTCTCCCACTTCCAATATTTACAATAAACCTTCCTGCACATCTGGGAATTGCGGAGCTCAACCAAGTCAGTTATCCCCTTCATATGGTGCTGGCAACTCGAACAAGGGTATAGCCGGGGCTGCCGCCGGTGCAAGTGCGTCAGCCAGTGCCAATGCTGTTGCATACTCAGGAGGGTTTGGCGGTCCACCGGGGCTTCTGAAACCTTATGATGAGGGGAAACTGGGAAGCAAGCCAGGCGCTTCTCAAAACAGCCTTGACGCTGGTAGTTTCGGCAATAACGGAAACAACAATAACCTGAATGCAGGAACAGCAGGAACTGGAAACCATTCGCCTTATAATTCCCTGAATGGAGGTGGAAGTGGATCACAGGCTAGTGCTGGTGCACATGCAGCTGCCGGGGCAGCTGCAGGTGCATTTGGCTCTGGAAGTAACCAAGGTGGTCATAGTGGATGTGATGGTGGTTGTGGCGGAAGTGGAGGCAGTGGCGGCAGTCCGTATGGAAACTTCGCGCTGAGTAACAGTGGCGCGATCGCATCCGCAAAGAGTCTCGCGGGAGCCACCAGCGGAGCGTACAGCCAAGCCGGCAGCTTTGCGAGCAGTTCCGTTAACGCGCATGCTTCTGCTGGATTCCCTACTAAAGGAGGttagtatttatttgtattatttcgAATTTAAATGAATAGGTCTGTACCTATCCGATGTGTTTCATTCCCATGTCGGTTTAgcaattttgtattgttttgcGAGTAGTTACTCGTACCTAGTTACtcaagttaggttaggttaggttacttACCTATCACTAAGTTTGAAAGTGTTTCTTTCCATAATTGTTCACAGTTACTTAAGTAAATTTTTTACCCACTATTACTTGGTTTATACCTACCTTTAACCTCCCCCCAaaagtatatatgtattacttatCCAGTTTATGGTACTTAATGTAATTTAAAGTCCATACCCAAATAACATGCCTAATAAATAATTCGTTTCACCTCCCAATACAACATGCAAAACTCCACCGTATCATATTGACAGACTACATGTTTCAAATTTTGAGCAAGTTATTAGAAGTATAAATCGATCTGTAGCTGTACCTACAAGTGTATTTACATGTTGATATTAGTACTAATTCACCACTTATCTTGTTCCAGGTTACGGAAGAAGATAACTTTAATTACTTCACGACAAGACTCCATACATGGGCAAGCTGTTAATAAGGCACCCAAGGCCTATGTGACGACCTGATTTAATTTAAtccattaactataataattgtTAATCATTAGGAGATCTGAATACGGACTTATTGTGATATTTAAGATATAGACTAACCAACTGAGATTGTTGTAACAACCAATTAGACATCGACTTAGGATTTTTAAATAACCTATCAATGTAAGTATTAACTATGCGCATATTTTTGTCGATACTGAAGCTAAATTTTCTGTACTGTTTCGTCGCTTTAGCAAAGTACAATGTCCTTAAAAATACATATCTTTGCTACCTCTACTTTGAATAGAAGTGGCAAAAGCAAGTACTTTCCAACAAACATAACAATTATGTATATACTTAAGTACAAAGTATTTTCTTATAGGAATACTTATAGGTACATATCTACCGACATATTCAAGAATTGTTAACGATTTAGCCATATAGTATTTTAAGTGCAATATAAACGTGAGTAATAGATAGTTCAAAACTACTTAggtcattattatttaattaaaggatATGTTTAATACACTGTTTTATTATACTTCTTTTATTGCCTCTTTCCTTCTTCCTTctttattaagttttataataaatgtaacTTTTAATAGATCGTAAGAGCGTTCATATAAAGTGACCTTAGTTTTCCCTACGCAACACTGTGTCTTATTTAATAAGATTTGTGATTATGATTAGGCTAGTTTAATGTGGTCGCTTTATACTTATccgtgtaaaaaaaaatatctcacTTTTCTGACTACATTGTGTGGCTTAGCATAGAGTTCAACGAGCTTATGATGagatgatatgatatgatatgatatgatttatttatctcacaatatacaatgtcacttaaaattacaCATGGTAAATCCTTATGAATTTATATTGTGATTATCATTCAAGATcagtttttattatgttatgttaAGTTATGTGGGAGATCTTTTTGTAGGTAGTGGTTGTACCTTTGTGAGAAGAAAAAAATCAGGTTGCTTACAAAAAGCAAACTAAGCAATTGAAAGACACTGCACTCGAGCCAAAGAATCCTGATTTAATAAATGTTATAGTTAGTACCTATATAGTTCCTCAAGATCGCATATACCTTAAAAACACAAAGTCTGACATAAACGAAAGGTACCCAAGGCTGTAATCAGACCAGACGTATATCTCAGAAACTGTGTGAGCACTCTACGTACACTAGTTTCATTTTTACTACACGGTTTATCacctgattaaaaaaaaaggataaGGGAATAACTATATAAGGTAGTCAGTTAATTATGACTGTGTTGAATTTTTCAGCTCGTTAGCACTTGCAGTCATGCACATGGTTCCGTATCGAAACTGTAGATTGTTTAGTTTTGCTGGTACACACCTACTTAAGTTACATAGAACTTGTCAAACCATTCATAGACCAGCTGTCATTTGTTTTAACAATtgcaaagcaaaaaaataaaaggtCACTTCTTACCTCGCAAATATTATACACGACGGGCACACCAAAAAAAACGACACGTTTACTTGAGGGGTTTTTCAATCCAGCGAATTTCTGACGTCATGAGAGCACACATCTATTAGAGTTCAACGACTACTGACTTCCTGCGTAAGTATACTTCCGTGGAATTATCTcgttaaatactttttttaccGTGATGGTCGACCATATTTgataaaagaagaaaaaaaactaaaagtggAATAGGTAAATCCAGTGGTAATTTTTTGCAAAATTAATGAGATTATGCCGCCTACTTATACCTAATACCAGATACCTAAATTATACAGACTGATGTTGGATGTTAATCTTCGTGGTTAATCTCAATACAAATTCGCCTTCCTCGTCACAGATTTTAACATGACATcccttcacgttgggccaacgccaacgagggacgcatttatgcgttagagggagcaagtgatactgctatctcattctaccgcatggctgcgtccctcgttggcgttggcgttggcccaacgtgaagaggagcctttagactTGACCTCCTTCCTAGCGAGTTATTTTAAAGAGTTAAAATAGATGTCGTTATGGGTGAACTTGTGAACCAGGGGCCAAAGGACTTACAACAAGTAGGGTCAAGGTGGGGGACCACTGGGAACAGTTTACAACAATATGACGAGGACAGGCCCTTTAACCCTCTGAACGCCAGACGGCGCGCGAATATGCCGTGCCCCGGACGCCAGGCGATCGCGATTATTTaagcgaaattgaactttattgaATTGGCGAAGCTAACGGCTGTAGCCGTCGATGGCTCCCTTGGCAAGACTTTCCGATGACGTCCACAGCCGTCTGTGGCGGTCAATGGGTTAAAAGAAGATTGTAAGTCCGCATTATTTACTTGTCTCTGGCACAACTATGTCGACTTATtaaatatacaccgtgtttttattgaattccgttaacttcggggtatggttaagtacgtttaagagaactaaatggcatagttaattttggaaaaaaaaaattttttttttcttttttgtttaaaaagtaattaaatgtagcatatagcgttgttgtaacacgggcattacatttaactcaaccaaacaattgaaatctgtgacatatgaatgtcatttcatacatcagtcgaccgagattgtacttaagtttagtagcaaatgtaatgaactcattctaaacactaatcaatatgtaaaccggccctaagtcAAGTGTAGACGCTTGTAGAGgcattataggaaaaaaataaattattgattatctccgaaatggacttaattagaacatcggtgtctttgtgaaagttacttgatttaagctcaggaatgcacccttgaaattaacggaaatcaaaaaaaacacggtgtatatgacGTATATGCAAAAAAATGCTAAACTGCATATAAGgaatttttttacttatatgtaCCTTGTAACAGGATGCTATGGATCGACGACTATTAACgactaaaaatattataatttatgtgTGTGACTAACGCTTTTTAAACTGGTAAAACTGGAATTATTAAGTAGAAGCAATTATATATTAAACTATCATATAAATCTGTCATAACTAGGTACAATCAAAGTTATTTTCAAAGCTAGCGTAAATTATACCTATCTCTGATGAAAAGTATTTTACTCATCTCATTAGAGTAGGTAACTTCTGCAGGCAATTCCAGTGTGCGTAGGCCGTAGATATGCGTAGTAATTAATACTGATTCTGCAATTTTGCACAGAAACTATTACTCTACCTTAAATAGTAGTGGTAAAtgcctacttaatattattaatgcgaaagtaactcatATGTGAGTATGTGAAAGTACcgatgtatcgtacaacgttttacagccTGGACTGTAAAAACCTTTAAACTTTCAACATACGATTACGCACGGAAAGTGCTAGCACCatgtgtacctactgtaaaaagtTTTGTATTGTACTGTATCGTAACCCTGTCTATCTGTTACCTCTCCACGCTTAAAAACACCtgagggcctagccaagatgacaagcATTTCGtacctataatattttaatacttataCGGCTCTCTTTTTCATCGATGGTTAAAAAAGATTTCAATATGACATTTTCTATTGTAGTTATTTGTTGTGGTGTATTATTAACCTATGCGCCTCAGATAATAAATTTGTTTTGTAATAGATCCTTTACCTTCATTACGTCTTTATCCCAGCTTGACAGAATAACAGTGATTGCTTGCATCAGTCCTAATCGTCTGCAGATTCTCAGCATCGATCGTAAATCTCGTCAACCGTCACATATATCAGTACTTATACTATTACCACAGCATGCCTGACATATAGCTGTTAGCAAACAAGTGTTAATAGTGTTTGCGATTCATGTTATTATCACGGATCTTCAGATCATAGTTGTACTGGTTAGCTTGATTTGAACGCTCGCTGAGCGGCGGGAATGCAGTGTATTTGCTGATACAATCATCCACTTCTCTCCATTGTTCACGACTCGTATGAACATCACGGATGCTGATGCTGATCAATAAATATTCATTGTGGGAGTCGCCCCTCCTTACATTGGCACTCAGGTAAGTATAAGTAATAACAGGCACAGATTAAAAACTTAGCTAAAGCTTCTGTTGTATGTAGTAGGTGTTCCTACTGAAGTGTTCCGATAGACTTTCTATATTTTAAGGATAAAAGTGGCAAGAAGTGATCCAAATGCCCAAATACTAATACCGATACCAAAGAGTTGCTGGTTGTAGAAGAGGTATACAAATCAAGATATATAGCTCCCCCCCCCATGTCTGACAGCTGAACTAGATGGCGCGATATAGTTTGTGCTAACTGAATTGTCTGACGACAACTTTAATTTAGCAGCCAGAATTACCGCACATATACGGAGCCGTAATATTAATTCGGCTATTTAATTCGAGCACGATTTTTCCTTATACTTTAAACGTTTTATGTGAATACCTACTTAGCCAACTTTTTTAGCACAGGACTTATACTAAAGGATAGAAAACATGGTTGGTGCACTATGGTAGAGTAATTTCCTCTGATTTATATCAAATTCAAGCGAGATTATATTCCGCTATACCCGAACACAGGCCGTATCGAGATTAAATcgattttgtttgtttgaactTAGTTTGCACACTGTCTTGTCTTCATAACTTCTTTCCTCTATCGACAAACTTTGACAATGTACT
This window encodes:
- the LOC134680062 gene encoding uncharacterized transmembrane protein DDB_G0289901-like isoform X2, with translation MELKCALVLTLVGVVASSPYNSYGVKGGAGAKADAAAVAGAFSGAGSIPAGAGFSGSFSKSSASSFASSSASSSSGSFSYSGSGSIGPGGAGCTSGGCQKSTDGQPGNGFPAFSGANAGAIASAGAIAGAYSPNGAPCTSGACSGQKPSGCQGSNCGDAAKCTSGKCDTPSSNDGPEDDGNDIHVNVAGTAASKTTENAQGSQHDKSSDSYQPFGCSNGNCGSPSSTKPSYPQTNPGAGPDYSKPESGAQGNADVPVPAKDLTAPKEYPNPGTGRLPLINNAYQNVPSANGKVGQCSSGKCDNKHPDSVYNPANGDSYSTNYLGPNFPTQSAESNKENCASGNCGTYPSSGSSPSAPGYTPTSAGPNGNCVGGNCGTFPSIAPAPTGIYPGPKAPGYSQSPSTNGGCTSGNCGAYPSSAPSPTGSYSQTPSGPNNNCANGNCGSYPTSASSSSGSYAGSKAPGYSSAPLAPSGNCANGNCGSPSSAPSATGSYPGSTAPGLSPTPTFPNGNCAYGNCDSYPSPAPSATGSYAGSKPTSYSPSAPSSNCANGNCGSYPSSAPSAAGSYAGSKPTSYSPTPSAPGSSCANGNCGTYPSPATSAAASYAGSKPTSYSPTPSTPGSSCANGNCGTYPSLAPSAAGSYAGSKPTSYSPTPSAPGSSCANGNCGTYPSLAPSAAGSYAGSKPTSYSPTSSAPGSSCANGNCGTYPSPVPSAAGSYAGSKPTSYSPTPSAPGSNCANGNCGTYPSSAPSAAGTYPGSKAPGYSPLPSGPSGNCVNGNCGIFPSSAPSSTGASTYPGSKFPSYSQGTSPTIPSASGTAPTNCGTPNCVGSSAQPSPGAITKPSITYTPPFTSPSNSGQYGAAAGANAGAGPLGASKPASGTYPSSEEKLPSYTGGFGAPPGILKPNDFSLPSKPAFPTGQNPTSQPAHPSTSAIPSTTHGVAPTSPTSNIYNKPSCTSGNCGAQPSQLSPSYGAGNSNKGIAGAAAGASASASANAVAYSGGFGGPPGLLKPYDEGKLGSKPGASQNSLDAGSFGNNGNNNNLNAGTAGTGNHSPYNSLNGGGSGSQASAGAHAAAGAAAGAFGSGSNQGGHSGCDGGCGGSGGSGGSPYGNFALSNSGAIASAKSLAGATSGAYSQAGSFASSSVNAHASAGFPTKGG
- the LOC134680062 gene encoding uncharacterized transmembrane protein DDB_G0289901-like isoform X1, which encodes MELKCALVLTLVGVVASSPYNSYGVKGGAGAKADAAAVAGAFSGAGSIPAGAGFSGSFSKSSASSFASSSASSSSGSFSYSGSGSIGPGGAGCTSGGCQKSTDGQPGNGFPAFSGANAGAIASAGAIAGAYSPNGAPCTSGACSGQKPSGCQGSNCGDAAKCTSGKCDTPSSNDGPEDDGNDIHVNVAGTAASKTTENAQGSQHDKSSDSYQPFGCSNGNCGSPSSTKPSYPQTNPGAGPDYSKPESGAQGNADVPVPAKDLTAPKEYPNPGTGRLPLINNAYQNVPSANGKVGQCSSGKCDNKHPDSVYNPANGDSYSTNYLGPNFPTQSAESNKENCASGNCGTYPSSGSSPSAPGYTPTSAGPNGNCVGGNCGTFPSIAPAPTGIYPGPKAPGYSQSPSTNGGCTSGNCGAYPSSAPSPTGSYSQTPSGPNNNCANGNCGSYPTSASSSSGSYAGSKAPGYSSAPLAPSGNCANGNCGSPSSAPSATGSYPGSTAPGLSPTPTFPNGNCAYGNCDSYPSPAPSATGSYAGSKPTSYSPSAPSSNCANGNCGSYPSSAPSAAGSYAGSKPTSYSPTPSAPGSSCANGNCGTYPSPATSAAASYAGSKPTSYSPTPSTPGSSCANGNCGTYPSLAPSAAGSYAGSKPTSYSPTPSAPGSSCANGNCGTYPSLAPSAAGSYAGSKPTSYSPTSSAPGSSCANGNCGTYPSPVPSAAGSYAGSKPTSYSPTPSAPGSNCANGNCGTYPSSAPSAAGTYPGSKAPGYSPLPSGPSGNCVNGNCGIFPSSAPSSTGASTYPGSKFPSYSQGTSPTIPSASGTAPTNCGTPNCVGSSAQPSPGAITKPSITYTPPFTSPSNSGQYGAAAGANAGAGPLGASKPASGTYPSSEEKLPSYTGGFGAPPGILKPNDFSLPSKPAFPTGQNPTSQPAHPSTSAIPSTTHGVAPTSPTSNIYNKPSCTSGNCGAQPSQLSPSYGAGNSNKGIAGAAAGASASASANAVAYSGGFGGPPGLLKPYDEGKLGSKPGASQNSLDAGSFGNNGNNNNLNAGTAGTGNHSPYNSLNGGGSGSQASAGAHAAAGAAAGAFGSGSNQGGHSGCDGGCGGSGGSGGSPYGNFALSNSGAIASAKSLAGATSGAYSQAGSFASSSVNAHASAGFPTKGGYGRR